One region of Coregonus clupeaformis isolate EN_2021a chromosome 31, ASM2061545v1, whole genome shotgun sequence genomic DNA includes:
- the LOC121547982 gene encoding phospholipase A2 inhibitor and Ly6/PLAUR domain-containing protein isoform X1, which produces MTLILKISFTFTLFYTADTLQCYTCESEECSETTLETCSGGEVCSTMTTVFGHLGTRVSKECITREETCVFMDATTKTSMSGGYSHTSNIAYCCSTDGCNRNTLPALNDKPNKLQCYSCKSEEDKVCNTTVQCVGVEDHCFKYTVPARDGSNDGRHLGCASANVCRRYETSPSTLNFNCCKGSLCNNAMDIGLSSLPLLLGLLIISLV; this is translated from the exons ATGACGCTAATCCTGAAAATCTCCTTCACCTTCACACTGTTCTACACAG CAGACACACTACAGTGCTACACTTGTGAGTCTGAGGAATGCAGCGAAACAACGTTAGAGACATGTTCTGGAGGAGAAGTATGTTCCACCATGACAACAGTATTTGGTCATTTAG GCACCAGAGTCTCTAAGGAATGCATAACGAGAGAGGAAACCTGTGTGTTCATGgatgcaacaacaaaaacatcaatGAGTGGTGGATATTCACACACCTCCAATATCGCGTACTGCTGCAGCACGGACGGCTGCAACAGAAATACTCTCCCTG CACTCAATGACAAGCCCAATAAACTGCAATGTTACTCCTGCAAGAGTGAAGAGGATAAAGTCTGCAACACAACTGTACAATGTGTTGGAGTTGAAGACCACTGCTTCAAATACACAG TGCCTGCTCGTGATGGAAGTAATGATGGACGACACCTGGGCTGTGCCTCCGCCAATGTATGCCGCAGGTACGAGACATCCCCCTCTACGCTTAACTTCAACTGCTGTAAGGGGAGTCTGTGTAACAACGCCATGGACATTGGACTgagctctctccctcttctgctGGGTCTCCTCATCATCTCACTGGTCTAA
- the LOC121547982 gene encoding phospholipase A2 inhibitor and Ly6/PLAUR domain-containing protein isoform X2: MTLILKISFTFTLFYTDTLQCYTCESEECSETTLETCSGGEVCSTMTTVFGHLGTRVSKECITREETCVFMDATTKTSMSGGYSHTSNIAYCCSTDGCNRNTLPALNDKPNKLQCYSCKSEEDKVCNTTVQCVGVEDHCFKYTVPARDGSNDGRHLGCASANVCRRYETSPSTLNFNCCKGSLCNNAMDIGLSSLPLLLGLLIISLV; this comes from the exons ATGACGCTAATCCTGAAAATCTCCTTCACCTTCACACTGTTCTACACAG ACACACTACAGTGCTACACTTGTGAGTCTGAGGAATGCAGCGAAACAACGTTAGAGACATGTTCTGGAGGAGAAGTATGTTCCACCATGACAACAGTATTTGGTCATTTAG GCACCAGAGTCTCTAAGGAATGCATAACGAGAGAGGAAACCTGTGTGTTCATGgatgcaacaacaaaaacatcaatGAGTGGTGGATATTCACACACCTCCAATATCGCGTACTGCTGCAGCACGGACGGCTGCAACAGAAATACTCTCCCTG CACTCAATGACAAGCCCAATAAACTGCAATGTTACTCCTGCAAGAGTGAAGAGGATAAAGTCTGCAACACAACTGTACAATGTGTTGGAGTTGAAGACCACTGCTTCAAATACACAG TGCCTGCTCGTGATGGAAGTAATGATGGACGACACCTGGGCTGTGCCTCCGCCAATGTATGCCGCAGGTACGAGACATCCCCCTCTACGCTTAACTTCAACTGCTGTAAGGGGAGTCTGTGTAACAACGCCATGGACATTGGACTgagctctctccctcttctgctGGGTCTCCTCATCATCTCACTGGTCTAA